The following coding sequences lie in one Halorarum halophilum genomic window:
- the hflX gene encoding GTPase HflX, with protein MRALVAKRVDRGVADLAEITDLAEAAGHEVVATLTQTREEDAAYHFGEGKADELAALVVESDAECVIIDNEVGPYQTFNLGRKLPEDVEVIDRFTLILEIFGQRAHTRKAQLQVELAELRYELPRAEVKASLAQRDERPGFMGLGEYDESRERDIKSRISRIETELDDIADKEEERRQRRRESGFDLVALAGYTNAGKSTLLRRLAADLEMDENADQHPDLDETAESEDRLFTTLGTTTRRAETGKRDVLLTDTVGFISDLPHWLVESFQSTLDSVYYADLVLLVVDASEPVPEMREKLVTCHDTLYERNEAPLVTVYNKVDQLTPKELREKREALSALAPNPIEVSGLTGQNVDELRARIEAELPDWRQERMLLPLSDEAMSLVSWVHDNGHVEREAYDEEGETVTLEFEAPPSVVEQARARAGELGPGVEAGSI; from the coding sequence ATGAGAGCGCTCGTCGCCAAACGCGTCGACCGGGGGGTGGCGGATCTCGCCGAGATCACCGACCTCGCGGAGGCGGCCGGGCACGAGGTCGTCGCCACCCTGACCCAGACCCGCGAGGAGGACGCGGCCTACCACTTCGGCGAGGGGAAGGCGGACGAACTCGCCGCCCTCGTCGTCGAGTCGGACGCGGAGTGCGTCATCATCGACAACGAGGTGGGGCCGTACCAGACGTTCAACCTGGGGCGGAAGCTCCCCGAGGACGTCGAGGTCATCGACCGATTCACGCTCATCCTCGAGATATTCGGACAGCGCGCGCACACCCGTAAGGCGCAGCTCCAGGTGGAACTCGCGGAGCTCCGCTACGAACTGCCGCGCGCGGAGGTGAAAGCCAGCCTCGCGCAGCGCGACGAGCGACCGGGGTTCATGGGGCTGGGCGAGTACGACGAGTCGCGGGAACGCGACATCAAGTCCCGCATCTCCCGCATCGAGACCGAACTCGACGACATCGCCGACAAGGAGGAGGAGCGGCGCCAGCGCCGACGCGAGTCCGGCTTCGACCTCGTCGCGCTCGCCGGCTACACGAATGCGGGGAAGTCGACCCTGCTCCGACGGTTGGCGGCGGACCTCGAGATGGACGAGAACGCCGACCAGCACCCCGACCTCGACGAGACCGCCGAGTCCGAGGACAGGCTGTTCACGACGCTCGGGACGACCACCCGGCGAGCCGAGACCGGCAAGCGGGACGTGCTCCTCACGGACACCGTCGGCTTCATCTCGGACCTGCCACACTGGCTCGTCGAGTCGTTCCAGTCCACGCTCGATTCGGTGTACTACGCCGACCTCGTGCTGCTGGTCGTCGACGCCAGCGAGCCCGTGCCCGAGATGCGCGAGAAACTGGTGACGTGTCACGACACGCTGTACGAGCGGAACGAGGCGCCGCTCGTCACCGTCTACAACAAGGTGGACCAACTGACGCCGAAGGAACTCCGCGAGAAGCGGGAGGCGCTCTCCGCGCTGGCGCCGAACCCGATCGAGGTGTCGGGGTTGACCGGCCAGAACGTCGACGAACTCCGCGCCCGGATCGAGGCGGAACTCCCGGACTGGCGGCAGGAGCGAATGCTCCTCCCGCTGTCGGACGAGGCGATGAGCCTCGTCTCGTGGGTCCACGACAACGGCCACGTCGAGCGTGAGGCGTACGACGAGGAGGGCGAGACGGTCACGCTGGAGTTCGAGGCGCCCCCGTCCGTCGTGGAACAGGCCCGCGCCCGGGCCGGGGAGCTCGGGCCGGGCGTCGAAGCCGGCTCCATCTGA
- a CDS encoding inositol monophosphatase family protein produces MTSDGSAADRLATCVTAAESGGEFALESFRSALAVETKDGPMDAVTEVDRAVQRHVVQQIAATHPGEPVVGEEDVTFDGTSDGATDGETASVDVLEAVPPSGPCWVVDPIDGTNNYVSGNANWVTSVAFCRDGDPVAAANYAPVTGDLYAADPSGATRDGVPVSVGERSDLDSFLVNPIFGSSPRHRRELLAAVETVLSSFGDLRRFGCAQAALSGVAAGELDAAVSTVELHDWDTAAGVCLVREAGGVVTDVHGGRWAPGDEGLIASNGKAHGELVTSFEPSAPSES; encoded by the coding sequence ATGACGAGTGACGGGAGCGCAGCCGATCGGCTGGCGACGTGCGTGACCGCCGCCGAAAGTGGCGGCGAGTTCGCCCTCGAGTCGTTCCGCTCGGCGCTCGCGGTCGAGACGAAGGACGGCCCGATGGACGCGGTCACGGAGGTGGATCGGGCGGTGCAGCGGCACGTCGTCCAGCAGATCGCGGCGACGCATCCCGGCGAACCCGTCGTCGGCGAGGAGGACGTCACGTTCGACGGGACGTCCGATGGGGCGACGGACGGCGAGACGGCGTCGGTGGACGTCCTTGAGGCGGTCCCGCCGTCGGGCCCCTGCTGGGTCGTCGATCCCATCGACGGGACGAACAACTACGTCTCGGGCAACGCCAACTGGGTGACGAGCGTCGCGTTCTGTCGGGACGGGGATCCGGTCGCCGCGGCGAACTACGCTCCCGTCACCGGCGACCTGTACGCGGCCGACCCGAGCGGCGCGACCCGGGACGGCGTCCCGGTCTCGGTCGGGGAGCGGTCGGACCTCGATTCGTTTCTCGTGAACCCGATCTTCGGCTCTTCACCGCGCCACCGGAGGGAACTCCTCGCCGCCGTGGAGACGGTACTGTCGTCGTTCGGCGATCTCCGGCGGTTCGGCTGCGCACAGGCCGCGCTCTCGGGGGTCGCCGCGGGTGAACTGGACGCCGCCGTGTCGACGGTCGAACTGCACGACTGGGACACCGCGGCCGGCGTCTGTCTCGTCCGCGAGGCGGGCGGTGTCGTCACCGACGTCCACGGGGGCCGGTGGGCTCCCGGGGACGAGGGACTGATCGCCTCGAACGGCAAGGCGCACGGAGAACTGGTCACCTCGTTCGAGCCGTCGGCGCCGTCGGAGTCGTAG
- a CDS encoding dihydrofolate reductase family protein has product MKTQYYTATSIDGYLADEDGSLDWLFQFGEIEEIEGVEDDYSQFIDQVGAMAMGSTTYEWVIEHENLLEDPEKWPYEVPTWVFSSRELPAVDGADVRFVQGDVAPVHAEMVEAADGENVWLVGGGDLVGQFHDRGLLDEIVLSVAPVTLASGAPLLPRRITDPPLKLVNVKQYDDVFAILTYEVQQASES; this is encoded by the coding sequence ATGAAGACCCAATACTACACAGCGACGAGCATCGACGGGTATCTCGCCGACGAGGACGGTTCCCTCGACTGGCTCTTCCAGTTCGGGGAGATCGAGGAGATCGAGGGCGTGGAGGACGACTACTCGCAGTTCATTGACCAGGTCGGGGCCATGGCCATGGGCTCGACGACCTACGAGTGGGTCATCGAGCACGAGAACCTGTTGGAGGACCCGGAAAAGTGGCCGTACGAGGTCCCGACTTGGGTGTTCAGCAGTCGGGAGCTACCGGCGGTCGACGGTGCGGACGTTCGCTTCGTGCAGGGGGACGTCGCGCCCGTCCACGCGGAGATGGTGGAGGCCGCGGACGGCGAGAACGTCTGGCTCGTCGGTGGTGGAGACCTCGTCGGACAGTTCCACGATCGCGGGCTTCTCGACGAGATCGTTCTCAGCGTCGCTCCCGTCACGCTTGCGTCGGGCGCGCCACTGTTGCCGCGGAGGATCACCGACCCGCCACTGAAACTGGTCAACGTGAAACAGTACGACGACGTTTTCGCGATTCTAACCTACGAGGTGCAACAGGCCAGTGAGAGCTGA
- a CDS encoding 2,5-diamino-6-(ribosylamino)-4(3H)-pyrimidinone 5'-phosphate reductase yields MHVHVNAAVSVDGKLSTRRREQVEISGPADFDRVDRIRAAADAVLVGVGTVLADDPHLTLDEGDRRVQRLRSGREGTPARVVADSRARTPTDARILDDEATTYVLVSEAAPEDDVAALESAGAAVVIAGAERVDLAEAFDALESEGVERLMVEGGGELIFSLFAADLVDELTLYVGSMVIGGREAPTLADGDGFVDEFPDLDLVDVERVDDGVLLSYEV; encoded by the coding sequence GTGCACGTCCACGTCAACGCCGCCGTCTCGGTCGACGGGAAGCTCTCCACGCGGCGGCGCGAGCAGGTGGAGATCAGCGGCCCCGCCGACTTCGACCGCGTGGACCGGATCCGCGCGGCGGCCGACGCGGTGCTGGTCGGCGTGGGCACGGTGCTCGCGGACGACCCCCACCTGACCCTCGACGAGGGCGACCGCCGGGTCCAGCGCCTCCGGAGCGGTCGGGAGGGCACCCCAGCCCGCGTCGTCGCCGACTCTCGGGCGCGCACCCCGACGGACGCGCGGATCCTCGACGACGAGGCGACGACGTACGTCCTCGTGAGCGAGGCGGCGCCCGAAGACGACGTGGCGGCCCTCGAATCTGCCGGCGCCGCGGTCGTTATCGCGGGAGCCGAGCGCGTCGACCTCGCCGAGGCGTTCGACGCGCTCGAATCGGAGGGCGTCGAGCGGCTCATGGTGGAGGGCGGCGGCGAACTCATCTTCTCGTTGTTCGCCGCCGACCTCGTGGACGAGCTCACCCTCTACGTCGGGTCGATGGTCATCGGCGGCCGCGAGGCCCCCACGCTGGCCGACGGCGACGGGTTCGTCGACGAGTTCCCCGACCTCGATCTCGTCGACGTCGAGCGCGTAGACGACGGGGTGCTGCTCTCTTACGAAGTTTAA
- a CDS encoding tRNA (cytidine(56)-2'-O)-methyltransferase — MQESHETVVLRYGHRPGRDDRMTTHVGLTARALGADRVVLPDNAGQSAETIRDITDRFGGPFEVELRDDQRAFTRGWEGTVVHLTMYGERVQDVEGDVQGAHADAPLLVVVGGEKVPFEFYEHADFNVGVTNQPHSEVAGLAVFLDRLFDGRELEREWADADRRIEPMETGKRVVEPDDEGEPGGEDGEA, encoded by the coding sequence ATGCAGGAGTCACACGAGACGGTCGTCCTCCGCTACGGCCACCGACCGGGCCGGGACGATCGGATGACGACGCACGTCGGCCTCACGGCGCGGGCGCTCGGCGCCGACCGCGTCGTCCTCCCGGACAACGCGGGCCAGTCCGCCGAGACGATCCGGGACATCACCGACCGCTTCGGCGGCCCGTTCGAGGTGGAACTCCGGGACGACCAGCGGGCGTTCACCCGCGGCTGGGAGGGGACGGTCGTCCACCTCACGATGTACGGCGAGCGCGTCCAGGACGTCGAAGGGGACGTCCAGGGAGCCCACGCCGACGCGCCGCTGCTCGTCGTGGTCGGCGGCGAGAAGGTGCCGTTCGAGTTCTACGAGCACGCGGACTTCAACGTCGGCGTGACGAACCAGCCCCACTCGGAGGTCGCGGGCCTCGCGGTGTTCCTGGACCGGTTGTTCGACGGCCGGGAACTGGAGCGGGAGTGGGCGGACGCCGACCGACGCATCGAGCCGATGGAGACGGGGAAACGGGTCGTTGAACCGGACGACGAGGGCGAACCCGGTGGGGAGGACGGAGAAGCGTAG
- a CDS encoding bis(5'-nucleosyl)-tetraphosphatase, whose product MPVEATSAGAILFRETRGHREYLLLKSRPGDWEFPKGGVEGEEELQQTAIREVQEEAGIGDFRLIDGFREQYDYVFQAGGNTIHKTVHLFIAHSFEASAELSTEHRDLQWRDYEQALNTITQDGPRDILRDAHDYLDQLQEEADEEYLLQRSEG is encoded by the coding sequence ATGCCGGTCGAAGCGACCAGTGCCGGAGCCATCCTCTTCCGCGAAACCCGCGGCCACCGGGAGTACCTGCTCCTGAAGAGCCGACCCGGGGACTGGGAGTTCCCGAAGGGCGGGGTCGAAGGTGAAGAGGAGCTCCAGCAGACGGCGATCAGGGAAGTGCAGGAGGAGGCGGGAATCGGTGACTTCAGACTCATCGACGGCTTCCGCGAGCAGTACGACTACGTCTTCCAGGCGGGCGGGAACACCATCCACAAGACGGTGCACCTGTTCATCGCCCACTCGTTCGAGGCGTCGGCCGAACTCTCGACGGAACACCGCGACCTCCAGTGGCGCGACTACGAGCAGGCGCTCAACACCATCACCCAGGACGGTCCGCGCGACATCCTCCGTGATGCCCACGACTACCTCGACCAGCTTCAGGAGGAGGCGGACGAGGAGTACCTGCTCCAGCGGTCTGAGGGGTAG
- a CDS encoding BsuPI-related putative proteinase inhibitor, with protein sequence MLEATLTVAPTPEGFDLTLAVENVGSDRVTLAFRDGQRAEFVADRTGSENGGTGAGTEGNGRGAGDEEAVWHWSEGRMFTMALGAEELGPGESVTETATWSDPAPGEYAVRAWLTTEDDGVRRESEAETVVVVG encoded by the coding sequence ATGCTTGAGGCGACGCTGACCGTGGCGCCGACGCCCGAGGGGTTCGATCTCACGCTCGCCGTGGAGAACGTCGGGAGCGACCGCGTCACGCTCGCGTTCCGCGACGGACAGCGGGCGGAGTTCGTCGCCGATCGAACCGGGTCGGAGAATGGAGGAACCGGGGCGGGAACCGAGGGGAACGGACGGGGGGCCGGTGACGAGGAGGCTGTCTGGCACTGGAGCGAGGGCCGGATGTTCACGATGGCGCTCGGCGCCGAGGAACTCGGGCCAGGCGAGTCCGTGACGGAGACGGCGACGTGGTCCGACCCGGCGCCGGGCGAGTACGCGGTCCGGGCGTGGCTCACAACCGAGGACGACGGAGTCAGGAGGGAGTCGGAGGCCGAGACAGTCGTCGTCGTCGGTTAG
- a CDS encoding uS10/mL48 family ribosomal protein produces MTFVTKLRFQSGDRVALDDTVDGLRDLLERKGAECKGPHTEPSEHVRVPLSGNLAPGSTIADWSYEVFSRRLEIHGNDHIAREVGHMEFPDSVHVEIEVEHKRPLGYQN; encoded by the coding sequence ATGACCTTCGTCACAAAACTCCGCTTCCAGAGCGGGGACCGCGTCGCCCTCGACGACACCGTCGACGGCCTCCGGGACCTGCTCGAACGGAAGGGCGCCGAGTGCAAGGGACCGCACACGGAGCCGTCGGAGCACGTCCGCGTCCCGCTCTCCGGGAACCTCGCACCCGGGTCCACGATCGCCGACTGGAGCTACGAGGTGTTCTCCCGCCGACTCGAGATCCACGGTAACGACCACATCGCACGCGAGGTGGGCCACATGGAGTTCCCCGACTCGGTCCACGTCGAGATCGAGGTCGAACACAAGCGGCCGCTCGGCTACCAGAACTGA
- a CDS encoding NAD-dependent epimerase/dehydratase family protein, whose translation MNLSGKSVLVTGGAGLIGSHLAAELAADNDVRVADDLSKGDRDRVPDGVEFVEADVTDPDDVADAVTGDLDVVFHLAAYTDTNFEDDRTLFEENTEMTYNVLERMAEVGVDRFAFTSSSTVYGEAPRPTPEDYAPLEPISIYGSSKLADEALISTYAKSYGVQSWVFRFANIVGPYQRGNVIPDFIQKLQADPDTLEILGDGRQEKSYLHVEDCVDAITHVVEHGDRDLNTYNLGSRTTTSVIRIADIVADELDLDPDYEFTGGDRGWTGDVPKMRLSVEKLSALSWEPPNSSDDAVRRATRDLIDELV comes from the coding sequence ATGAACCTCTCCGGGAAGTCTGTCCTCGTCACGGGCGGCGCGGGCCTCATCGGCTCGCACCTCGCGGCCGAACTGGCGGCCGACAACGACGTGCGCGTCGCGGACGACCTCTCCAAGGGCGACCGCGACCGCGTGCCCGACGGCGTCGAGTTCGTCGAGGCGGACGTGACCGACCCCGACGATGTCGCCGACGCCGTGACGGGCGACCTGGACGTCGTCTTCCACCTCGCCGCGTACACTGACACGAACTTCGAGGACGATCGGACGCTGTTCGAGGAGAACACCGAGATGACGTACAACGTCCTCGAACGGATGGCGGAGGTCGGCGTCGACAGGTTCGCCTTCACCTCGTCCTCGACCGTGTACGGCGAGGCGCCGCGTCCCACCCCGGAGGACTACGCCCCCCTCGAACCCATCAGCATCTACGGCTCCTCGAAGCTCGCCGACGAGGCGCTCATCTCGACGTACGCGAAGAGCTACGGCGTCCAGTCCTGGGTCTTCCGGTTCGCTAACATCGTCGGCCCGTACCAGCGGGGCAACGTGATCCCGGACTTCATCCAGAAGCTCCAGGCCGACCCCGACACGCTCGAGATCCTCGGCGACGGCCGGCAGGAGAAGTCCTACCTCCACGTCGAGGACTGCGTGGACGCCATCACCCACGTCGTCGAGCACGGCGACCGCGACCTGAACACGTACAACCTGGGCTCGCGGACGACGACCTCCGTGATCCGCATCGCCGACATCGTCGCCGACGAACTCGACCTCGACCCCGACTACGAGTTCACGGGCGGCGACCGCGGGTGGACCGGCGACGTGCCGAAAATGCGCCTCTCCGTCGAGAAGCTCTCCGCGCTTAGCTGGGAGCCGCCGAACTCCAGCGACGACGCGGTGCGACGCGCAACACGTGATCTCATTGACGAACTGGTATGA
- the trxA gene encoding thioredoxin has product MSSQTAAGEPVHVEDREQFEDLTDDGIVLVDYWADWCGPCKMLEPTIDELADEVDDLLVLKVDVDEHQDLAQDAGVRGIPALQFYADGEEAERLVGVQEKDDLLRVVESLR; this is encoded by the coding sequence ATGAGCAGTCAGACTGCCGCCGGCGAGCCAGTTCACGTCGAGGACCGCGAACAGTTCGAGGACCTGACCGACGACGGGATCGTCCTCGTCGACTACTGGGCCGACTGGTGCGGCCCGTGCAAGATGCTCGAACCCACGATCGACGAACTCGCCGACGAGGTCGACGACCTCCTCGTCCTGAAGGTCGACGTCGACGAGCACCAGGACCTCGCACAGGACGCCGGCGTGCGCGGCATCCCCGCGCTCCAATTCTACGCCGACGGAGAGGAGGCCGAGCGTCTCGTCGGCGTCCAGGAAAAGGACGACCTCTTGCGCGTCGTCGAGTCGCTCCGCTGA
- a CDS encoding DUF5789 family protein → MDRVRLSRVESRLDELQFPISREDAAEHFADTTLTYADGEENLGDRILDCRSESFADLDELVSDLYNVLPVEAVGEPGQSEGDG, encoded by the coding sequence ATGGACCGAGTCAGACTATCCCGCGTCGAGTCACGCCTCGACGAGCTCCAGTTCCCCATCAGCCGCGAGGACGCGGCCGAACACTTCGCGGACACGACGCTGACGTACGCGGACGGCGAGGAGAACCTCGGCGACCGGATCCTCGACTGCCGGAGCGAGTCGTTCGCCGACCTCGACGAACTCGTCTCCGACCTGTACAACGTCCTCCCGGTCGAGGCCGTGGGCGAACCCGGCCAGTCCGAGGGCGACGGCTGA
- a CDS encoding transcription factor S, whose amino-acid sequence MEFCDECGSMMKTEGDRWVCGACGFEKLRDSAKEAAMTTTQGQQEGEIVDMSDVDAAEIGPTVEQKCPDCDEVRSVRYEMKQIRSADESETRFFTCTECGHKWREDDH is encoded by the coding sequence ATGGAGTTCTGCGACGAGTGCGGTTCGATGATGAAGACGGAGGGGGACCGGTGGGTGTGCGGCGCTTGCGGGTTCGAGAAGCTCCGTGACTCGGCGAAGGAAGCGGCGATGACGACGACCCAGGGCCAGCAGGAGGGGGAGATCGTCGACATGTCCGACGTCGACGCCGCCGAGATCGGCCCGACGGTCGAACAGAAGTGCCCCGACTGTGACGAGGTGCGGTCGGTGCGCTACGAGATGAAGCAGATCCGCTCGGCCGACGAGTCCGAGACGCGCTTTTTCACCTGTACAGAGTGCGGGCACAAGTGGCGCGAGGACGACCACTGA
- a CDS encoding DUF5787 family protein, whose protein sequence is MFPGAGDSEFAFELLVCRWAELAWHPTDGERPVVVARQLGTKNRRWDTVILEVDPEAFAERRLFGERDLDRDLLRVVRDAPAAFEWYRDALPHPGFPWRYVRAAVHRAAGRDLIEKRRGPNGRVEFRRVREYPDWVERVVVVENKPDLDASAARALAGQLRHDLDAGLADEVWVATGATGNRVSPALLEDMPVEVGVLEFDFGDGVGPDAAEVLWHPTRLDADGDPDKRLELAERGYGKGWRSFRETMRPDCRHFELRREGRALVPYCGAKERVPTAAECSGGCPEFSPEPPGWRTNGWPIEGGPGKGIRALLGRRREREREKAETGTEPGTGTATR, encoded by the coding sequence GTGTTTCCCGGGGCGGGCGACAGCGAGTTCGCGTTCGAACTGCTCGTGTGCAGGTGGGCGGAACTCGCCTGGCATCCGACGGACGGCGAGCGCCCCGTCGTGGTCGCCCGACAGCTCGGGACGAAGAACCGGCGCTGGGACACAGTTATTCTGGAGGTCGACCCGGAGGCGTTCGCTGAGCGCCGCCTGTTCGGCGAGCGCGACCTGGACAGGGACCTCCTCCGGGTCGTCCGCGACGCCCCCGCGGCGTTCGAGTGGTACCGCGACGCCCTCCCGCACCCCGGGTTCCCGTGGCGGTACGTCCGCGCGGCCGTCCACCGCGCGGCCGGCCGCGACCTGATCGAGAAACGACGTGGGCCGAACGGCCGCGTGGAGTTCCGCCGCGTCCGCGAGTACCCCGACTGGGTCGAACGGGTGGTCGTCGTCGAGAACAAGCCAGATCTCGACGCGAGCGCCGCGCGCGCGCTGGCCGGCCAACTCCGGCACGACCTCGACGCCGGCCTCGCCGACGAGGTGTGGGTCGCGACGGGCGCGACCGGGAACCGCGTGTCGCCCGCGCTGCTCGAGGACATGCCGGTCGAGGTAGGCGTGCTGGAGTTCGACTTCGGCGACGGCGTCGGACCGGACGCCGCCGAGGTGCTCTGGCACCCGACGCGGCTCGACGCCGACGGCGACCCGGACAAGCGGCTGGAACTCGCCGAGCGCGGCTACGGCAAGGGGTGGCGCTCGTTCCGCGAGACGATGCGGCCCGACTGTCGGCACTTCGAACTCCGGCGCGAGGGGCGGGCGCTGGTGCCGTACTGCGGCGCGAAGGAGCGCGTTCCGACGGCCGCGGAGTGTTCGGGCGGCTGTCCGGAGTTCTCGCCGGAGCCGCCCGGGTGGCGGACGAACGGCTGGCCCATCGAGGGTGGGCCGGGGAAGGGGATCCGCGCGCTGTTGGGCCGGCGTCGGGAGCGGGAACGGGAGAAGGCGGAGACGGGAACGGAGCCCGGAACGGGGACGGCTACTCGCTGA
- a CDS encoding enoyl-CoA hydratase/isomerase family protein, producing MPDSDTVTLDVEDGVATLTVDRPDKLNSLNVETLEALDEAIDEAKAADARALVLTGAGEDAFVAGADISYMKDLSTPEAQAYAELGHGVASKLETFPAPTVAAINGYAFGGGCELAIACDLRVASERAVIGQTEIDLGIIPGWGGSQRLPRLVGDETARRLIFFGERVDATDAREYGLVGEVVAHDQLDERVADLASDLAAKPKFALRAAKEAINAVHEEPQGAGLTYERRVWAGLFGTHDQREGMEAFVDKRDPEFE from the coding sequence ATGCCAGACTCGGACACGGTCACGCTCGACGTCGAGGACGGGGTGGCGACGCTCACCGTCGACCGCCCGGACAAGCTCAACTCCCTGAACGTCGAGACGCTGGAGGCGCTCGACGAGGCAATCGACGAGGCGAAGGCGGCCGATGCGCGGGCGCTCGTACTCACGGGAGCCGGGGAGGACGCGTTCGTCGCCGGGGCAGACATCAGCTACATGAAGGACCTCTCGACGCCCGAGGCGCAGGCGTACGCCGAACTCGGCCACGGCGTCGCGTCGAAACTGGAGACGTTCCCCGCGCCGACCGTCGCGGCGATCAACGGCTACGCGTTCGGCGGCGGCTGCGAACTCGCCATCGCCTGCGACCTCCGCGTCGCCTCCGAGCGCGCGGTCATCGGCCAGACCGAGATCGACCTCGGCATCATCCCCGGCTGGGGCGGCAGCCAGCGGCTCCCCCGACTCGTCGGCGACGAGACCGCCCGCCGGCTCATCTTCTTCGGCGAGCGCGTCGACGCGACCGACGCACGCGAGTACGGCCTCGTCGGCGAGGTCGTCGCCCACGACCAGCTCGACGAGCGCGTCGCGGACCTCGCGAGCGACCTCGCGGCCAAGCCGAAGTTCGCCCTCCGGGCGGCGAAGGAGGCCATCAACGCCGTCCACGAGGAGCCGCAGGGCGCCGGACTCACCTACGAGCGCCGCGTGTGGGCCGGCCTGTTCGGGACGCACGACCAGCGCGAGGGGATGGAGGCGTTCGTCGACAAGCGCGACCCGGAGTTCGAGTAG
- a CDS encoding DUF5797 family protein produces the protein MSLTDEELERLADVVRLQPTKNSELGERWGMESGSDVHGYLENHLSDYYYRDDNSLIRATSEAAELTGVEPGVEDDGEEGGIPDRIRVPELHSQVFAVLAGPDERSESVVSVLQKLRERFDVDPEVGDVRRALQSLRRKNVVEVEYRTVPTFRLAVERDAVDVGVSE, from the coding sequence ATGAGCCTCACCGACGAGGAGCTGGAGCGGTTGGCCGACGTCGTGCGCCTCCAGCCGACGAAGAACTCGGAGCTGGGCGAACGGTGGGGGATGGAGAGCGGCAGCGACGTCCACGGCTACCTCGAGAACCACCTCTCCGACTACTACTACCGCGACGACAACAGCCTCATCCGCGCGACGAGCGAGGCCGCCGAGCTGACCGGCGTCGAGCCGGGCGTCGAGGACGACGGCGAGGAGGGTGGCATCCCCGACCGCATCCGCGTTCCCGAGCTACACAGCCAGGTGTTCGCCGTGCTCGCCGGCCCCGACGAGCGCTCCGAGTCGGTGGTGTCCGTCCTCCAGAAGCTTCGCGAGCGGTTCGACGTCGACCCGGAGGTGGGCGATGTCCGGCGCGCGCTCCAGAGCCTCCGCCGGAAGAACGTCGTCGAGGTCGAGTACCGCACCGTCCCCACGTTCCGGCTCGCCGTCGAGCGCGACGCCGTGGACGTGGGCGTCAGCGAGTAG
- a CDS encoding SDR family NAD(P)-dependent oxidoreductase: MPSRPEDLAGVADVDLAGRTALVTGATSGVGAETALALARLGADVLVHGRDRAAGSAVVREARDAGVDATFLPADFADPDAVDALATAVREDVDSLDLLVHNAGAHFDEGALVDAGAERAERTFVVNHLGPFRLSFDLREVLAPDARVVVVASAVHGRADGTFDVRSVDEYDGLGAYARSKLANVLFARELADRLDGAAVASCHPGFVPGSGLWREASVPVRVAVGGLDRLPSRLTPDVVDDAAEAAATSVYLAAAPEAADAAGGYYVDCARVDPADVARDGDRGSTLWDLSEDLTGVRW; encoded by the coding sequence ATGCCTTCCCGTCCGGAGGACCTCGCGGGCGTCGCCGACGTCGATCTGGCAGGCAGGACCGCGCTCGTCACCGGCGCGACCTCCGGCGTCGGCGCCGAGACCGCCCTCGCGCTCGCCCGCCTCGGCGCCGACGTGCTCGTCCACGGACGCGACCGTGCGGCCGGCAGCGCGGTGGTGCGCGAGGCCCGCGACGCCGGCGTCGACGCGACGTTCCTCCCCGCCGACTTCGCCGATCCGGACGCCGTCGACGCGCTCGCGACTGCGGTGCGGGAGGACGTCGACTCGCTGGACCTGCTCGTCCACAACGCCGGGGCGCACTTCGACGAGGGTGCGCTGGTCGACGCAGGCGCCGAGCGGGCCGAGCGGACGTTCGTCGTGAACCACCTCGGCCCGTTCCGACTCTCGTTCGACCTGCGCGAGGTCCTCGCGCCGGACGCTCGCGTGGTGGTCGTCGCCTCAGCGGTCCACGGTCGCGCTGACGGGACGTTTGACGTGCGCTCGGTCGACGAGTACGACGGGCTGGGCGCCTACGCCCGCTCGAAGCTCGCGAACGTCCTCTTCGCCCGGGAACTGGCGGACCGGCTCGACGGCGCCGCGGTCGCGTCGTGTCACCCCGGGTTCGTCCCCGGGAGCGGGCTGTGGCGCGAGGCGTCGGTCCCTGTCCGGGTCGCGGTCGGGGGGCTGGACCGCCTCCCGTCCCGGCTGACGCCCGACGTCGTCGACGACGCTGCGGAGGCCGCCGCCACGTCGGTGTACCTCGCGGCGGCGCCGGAAGCCGCGGACGCCGCCGGCGGCTACTACGTCGACTGCGCACGCGTCGACCCGGCCGACGTCGCCCGGGACGGCGACCGCGGCTCGACGCTCTGGGACCTCAGCGAGGACCTGACGGGCGTCCGATGGTGA